The following coding sequences are from one Halomicrobium zhouii window:
- a CDS encoding sugar phosphate isomerase/epimerase family protein, with amino-acid sequence MEVGVLTVPLGDQSLEDALEYLDGIGVEAVELACGGFTGDDHLKREEYLDNEEKQAELHALLDEHDMYVSALATHNNPLHPDDERAARADTELREAIELAGQLGVDAVTTFSGLPAGSEAGDVPNWITAPWPPEHGDALEYQWDVATDYWSDAAEHAADHDVKVGLEMHPNMLVYEPHGLLRLREATNEYIGANFDPSHLYWQGISITDAIRLLGEEDAIHHFHAKDTKVYEEQAREKGVLDTAPYTDEPNRSWLFRSVGYGHGEDHWRDVVSTLRMVGYDGALSIEHEDSLTSGREGLEKGVDLLKRVVFSTQPGDAYWA; translated from the coding sequence ATGGAGGTAGGCGTACTCACAGTTCCGCTGGGCGACCAGTCCCTCGAAGACGCACTCGAATATCTCGACGGCATCGGCGTCGAGGCCGTCGAACTCGCCTGTGGCGGGTTCACCGGTGACGACCACCTGAAACGCGAGGAGTACCTCGATAACGAGGAGAAACAGGCCGAGTTGCACGCGCTGCTCGACGAACACGACATGTACGTCAGCGCGCTCGCGACGCACAACAACCCGCTCCACCCCGACGACGAGCGGGCGGCGCGGGCCGACACGGAACTGCGCGAGGCGATCGAACTGGCGGGTCAGCTGGGCGTGGACGCCGTCACCACGTTCTCCGGGCTGCCGGCGGGCAGCGAGGCCGGTGACGTTCCGAACTGGATCACTGCGCCGTGGCCACCCGAGCACGGCGACGCGCTCGAGTACCAGTGGGACGTCGCTACCGACTACTGGAGCGACGCCGCCGAACACGCCGCCGACCACGACGTGAAGGTCGGCCTGGAGATGCACCCGAACATGCTCGTCTACGAGCCCCACGGCCTGCTCCGCCTGCGTGAGGCGACCAACGAGTACATCGGCGCGAACTTCGACCCCTCGCACCTCTACTGGCAGGGCATCTCCATCACCGACGCCATCCGACTCCTCGGGGAAGAGGACGCCATCCACCACTTCCACGCCAAGGACACGAAGGTGTACGAGGAGCAAGCCCGGGAGAAAGGCGTCCTCGACACGGCGCCGTACACGGACGAACCGAACCGCTCCTGGCTGTTCCGCTCCGTCGGCTACGGCCACGGCGAGGACCACTGGCGCGACGTCGTCTCCACGCTCCGGATGGTGGGCTACGACGGTGCGCTCTCCATCGAACACGAGGACTCGCTCACCTCCGGCCGCGAGGGCCTGGAGAAGGGCGTCGACCTGCTCAAGCGCGTCGTCTTCTCGACCCAGCCCGGCGACGCGTACTGGGCGTAG
- a CDS encoding TIGR00266 family protein, whose translation MDFELTHQPAYTHVIVELEDGETVLAEPGAMTSHSPNVSMDTTTSNDGLLSSAKSMLGGESFFANEFTATGGSGKVTLAPPTPGDVMHHHLDSEKLYAVDGAWLASDPSIDIETEFGGLKSMLAGASITPLTLEGTGDVFVEAFGGLETVELEAGESYHVDNENVVAWDGSVEFDAHRPGGMKSTLLSGEGLVFEFTGPGTVWYQTRGLNAFASSLARVLPGGDSGGGNSDGNIGVDDFL comes from the coding sequence ATGGATTTCGAACTGACGCACCAGCCGGCGTACACGCACGTGATCGTAGAACTCGAAGACGGTGAGACGGTACTGGCCGAACCCGGCGCGATGACCAGTCACTCCCCGAACGTCTCGATGGACACGACGACCAGTAACGACGGCCTCCTGAGTTCCGCGAAGTCGATGCTGGGGGGTGAGTCCTTCTTCGCCAACGAGTTCACCGCGACAGGTGGCTCGGGCAAGGTGACGCTCGCGCCGCCGACGCCAGGTGACGTGATGCACCACCACCTCGACAGTGAGAAGCTGTACGCCGTCGACGGCGCCTGGCTCGCCTCCGACCCCTCTATCGACATCGAGACGGAGTTCGGCGGGCTGAAGTCGATGCTCGCCGGCGCCAGTATCACGCCGCTGACCCTCGAGGGGACGGGCGACGTCTTCGTAGAGGCCTTCGGCGGCCTGGAGACGGTCGAACTCGAGGCCGGCGAGTCCTACCACGTAGACAACGAGAACGTCGTGGCCTGGGACGGCTCGGTGGAGTTCGACGCCCACCGCCCCGGCGGGATGAAGTCGACGCTGTTGAGCGGCGAGGGCCTCGTCTTCGAGTTCACCGGCCCCGGCACGGTCTGGTACCAGACCCGCGGGCTCAACGCGTTCGCCTCGTCGCTCGCACGGGTGCTCCCCGGCGGGGACAGCGGCGGCGGGAACAGCGACGGGAACATCGGCGTCGACGACTTCCTCTGA
- a CDS encoding Gfo/Idh/MocA family protein: MTLDVGILGYRFMGKAHSNALDRLPMFFPDAPETNRDVVVGRDEEALADAADQLGFDRTATDWRDVVDEVDVFYNLGPNHVHREPSIAALEAGTPVFCEKPLAPTLAGAEEMADAAESAGVTAGTAFNYRFVPAIQYAKNLIDDGELGEIHHFRGRYLQDWLVDPTAPWSWRNDEEMAGSGALGDLGAHTIDLAHFLLGDAAGDIDRLSGHLKTFVDERPVPGEGGGTLDGSGSDDAVETREVTVDDAYTAQVEFESGAIGTLEASRFANGHDNAHTVEIDGSKGSLKFDLERLNELQVKREGGRGFERVLVTDGDDPYMEHWWPPGHVIGWEHTFVHENYEFLLAVRDGTDYEPSFQDGLAAQQVLDAVERSDDRGEWVTVE, from the coding sequence ATGACACTCGATGTCGGTATTCTCGGATACCGCTTTATGGGTAAGGCCCACTCGAACGCGCTCGACCGCCTGCCGATGTTCTTCCCGGACGCGCCGGAGACGAACCGCGACGTCGTCGTCGGCCGCGACGAGGAGGCACTGGCCGACGCCGCCGACCAACTCGGCTTCGACCGCACCGCCACCGACTGGCGCGACGTCGTCGACGAGGTAGACGTGTTCTACAACCTCGGGCCGAACCACGTCCACCGGGAACCCTCCATCGCGGCGCTCGAAGCGGGAACCCCGGTCTTCTGTGAGAAACCCCTCGCGCCGACGCTGGCGGGCGCCGAGGAAATGGCCGACGCCGCCGAGTCGGCTGGCGTCACGGCGGGGACGGCGTTCAACTACCGTTTCGTCCCGGCCATCCAGTACGCCAAGAACCTGATCGACGACGGCGAACTCGGCGAGATTCACCACTTCCGCGGCCGGTACCTCCAGGACTGGCTCGTCGACCCGACGGCGCCCTGGAGCTGGCGCAACGACGAGGAGATGGCCGGCAGCGGTGCCCTCGGGGACCTCGGCGCACACACCATCGACCTGGCGCACTTCCTGCTCGGCGACGCAGCGGGCGATATCGACAGACTCAGCGGCCACCTGAAGACGTTCGTGGACGAGCGGCCGGTGCCTGGCGAGGGCGGCGGGACCCTGGACGGGTCCGGCAGCGACGACGCCGTCGAGACGCGCGAGGTGACCGTCGACGACGCCTACACCGCACAGGTCGAGTTCGAGAGCGGCGCGATTGGGACGCTGGAGGCCTCCCGGTTCGCCAACGGCCACGACAACGCCCACACCGTCGAGATCGACGGTTCGAAGGGGAGTCTGAAGTTCGACCTCGAACGCCTCAACGAACTGCAGGTCAAACGCGAGGGCGGACGCGGCTTCGAGCGCGTCCTCGTCACGGACGGGGACGACCCGTACATGGAACACTGGTGGCCCCCGGGCCACGTCATCGGCTGGGAGCACACCTTCGTCCACGAGAACTACGAGTTCCTCTTGGCCGTGCGGGACGGCACCGACTACGAGCCGAGTTTCCAGGACGGCCTCGCGGCCCAGCAGGTCCTCGACGCCGTCGAACGAAGCGACGACCGCGGCGAGTGGGTCACGGTGGAGTGA
- a CDS encoding M24 family metallopeptidase has translation MTLQERLDSYLDSNDLEAVWFARPNSFAWITGGGDNVVDRSGDVGVAAAGYDGDGITVVTDNIEAGRLRDEELAGDVSIETFQWYDQSLGEALTAFSPEPAAADFDVTGMDSVDASTLRQPLTEGQVATYQKLSRDVADAIEAVARDASSPDTELEVTAELRRELEAQDIAVPVALVGSGDRAQSYRHYTSTDAELGDYALLSVTAERDGLFTSCSRTVTFDPPEWLEERTHDAMRVEATALAATRAVGRDGGTAGDVFEAIQDAYATLGWEGEWKNHHQGGAAGFAGREWIATPDNDAPVELPMAYAWNPTVQGAKSEDLHLVTAEAVEPMSVTGDWPTTEVSAVGYDLEIERHLPLEL, from the coding sequence ATGACACTCCAGGAGCGACTCGACTCGTATCTCGACTCGAACGACCTCGAAGCGGTCTGGTTCGCCCGGCCGAACTCCTTCGCCTGGATTACTGGGGGCGGCGACAACGTCGTCGACCGGAGCGGCGACGTCGGCGTCGCCGCCGCGGGCTACGACGGTGACGGCATCACGGTCGTCACGGACAACATCGAGGCCGGCCGCCTCCGGGACGAAGAACTCGCCGGGGACGTGAGTATCGAGACGTTCCAGTGGTACGACCAGTCGCTGGGCGAGGCCCTCACAGCGTTCAGCCCGGAGCCGGCTGCGGCGGATTTCGACGTCACCGGGATGGACTCCGTCGACGCATCGACGCTCCGCCAGCCGCTGACAGAGGGACAGGTCGCCACCTACCAGAAGCTCTCTCGCGACGTCGCGGACGCGATCGAGGCCGTCGCGAGAGACGCCTCGTCCCCGGACACCGAACTCGAAGTCACGGCGGAACTCCGCCGGGAACTCGAAGCGCAGGACATCGCCGTTCCCGTCGCGCTCGTGGGCAGCGGCGACCGCGCCCAGTCCTACCGTCATTACACCTCGACTGACGCGGAACTCGGCGACTACGCCCTGCTCTCGGTGACGGCCGAGCGCGACGGCCTGTTCACCAGCTGTAGCCGGACCGTGACCTTCGACCCGCCGGAGTGGCTCGAAGAGCGAACCCACGACGCGATGCGCGTCGAGGCGACGGCGCTGGCAGCGACCCGAGCGGTCGGCCGCGACGGCGGCACCGCCGGCGACGTGTTCGAAGCGATCCAGGACGCCTACGCGACCCTCGGCTGGGAGGGCGAGTGGAAGAACCACCACCAAGGCGGCGCCGCGGGCTTCGCCGGCCGGGAGTGGATCGCCACCCCCGACAACGACGCCCCGGTCGAGCTCCCGATGGCCTACGCGTGGAATCCGACCGTCCAGGGCGCCAAGAGCGAGGACCTCCACCTCGTCACGGCGGAGGCCGTCGAACCGATGTCGGTCACCGGCGACTGGCCCACGACCGAGGTCTCGGCCGTCGGGTACGACCTCGAGATCGAGCGGCACCTGCCCCTAGAACTGTAG
- the gfcR gene encoding transcriptional regulator GfcR: MKNIDDLIEGAAELAERGLSKGEIADELNVSRETASWLVERSDTGAEPVVEPTSGPHDIHVDWSAIGRDSKRLSHLGAAMADLLSKEGEDVDLTIGIEKAGAPLATTVARELETDLGTYAPTKHQWDDEKDQGLDGSFSRNFAQIRDRDCYVVDDTITSGTTMTETVEAIREQGGNPVACVVLADKRGVGDIADVPVYSLLQVIRVGSEE, from the coding sequence ATGAAAAACATCGACGACCTCATCGAGGGCGCGGCCGAGCTCGCCGAGCGCGGCCTCTCGAAAGGCGAGATCGCGGACGAACTGAACGTCTCGCGCGAGACGGCGAGCTGGCTCGTCGAGCGAAGCGACACGGGCGCCGAACCAGTCGTCGAACCCACGAGTGGCCCCCACGACATCCACGTCGACTGGAGCGCCATCGGTCGCGACAGCAAGCGCCTCTCCCACCTCGGTGCGGCGATGGCCGACCTCCTCTCCAAGGAGGGCGAGGACGTCGACCTCACCATCGGTATCGAGAAGGCCGGCGCCCCGCTGGCGACGACCGTCGCGCGAGAACTCGAGACCGACCTGGGCACCTACGCGCCAACCAAGCACCAGTGGGACGACGAGAAGGACCAGGGGCTCGACGGATCCTTCTCCCGGAACTTCGCCCAGATCCGCGACCGCGACTGCTACGTCGTCGACGACACCATCACGAGCGGCACGACGATGACGGAGACGGTCGAGGCAATCCGCGAGCAGGGCGGTAACCCGGTCGCCTGCGTCGTACTCGCGGACAAGCGCGGCGTCGGCGACATCGCCGACGTACCTGTCTACTCTCTGCTGCAGGTTATTCGGGTCGGGAGTGAGGAGTAG
- a CDS encoding TrmB family transcriptional regulator, whose amino-acid sequence MKDSELIQILEDAGLSPYQSEAYVTLLALGNASATDVADACDVPDPRIYDVLRDLEAKGYVETYQQDSLTARAHDPDVVLDDLRSRSSEYLDAAEEIEERWNEPAVTEHEVSIVKRFDTVMNRAKTLVGDAETQIQFAGHVDQFRSMTEELAAAHERGVTVKISLWSDEGKGDLPDEAALEGVCTEARYRDLPSPFVVIVDRTSTSFAPNQRSTNEYGVLVSDRTYTFVFHWFFLTALWESWDTIYTARTADTPTTYVDIRYAVRDLETLLNEGATVEVTVQGYEMETNDPTEVHGVVTDVTFSGDPTENDQQLPLSHLAGRVSLTVDTGSDVVDVGGWGAILEEIEAESITIDDVQYE is encoded by the coding sequence ATGAAGGACAGCGAACTGATTCAGATCCTCGAAGACGCGGGGCTCTCGCCCTATCAGTCCGAGGCGTACGTGACGCTCCTCGCGCTAGGGAACGCCTCGGCGACCGACGTCGCCGACGCCTGTGACGTCCCCGACCCCCGGATCTACGACGTCCTGCGGGACCTGGAGGCGAAGGGGTACGTCGAGACGTACCAGCAGGACAGCCTGACGGCCCGGGCCCACGACCCGGACGTCGTCCTCGACGACCTCCGGTCGCGGTCCAGCGAGTACCTCGACGCGGCCGAGGAGATCGAAGAGCGGTGGAACGAACCGGCCGTCACGGAACACGAGGTGAGCATCGTCAAGCGCTTCGACACGGTGATGAACCGCGCGAAGACGCTCGTCGGCGACGCGGAGACACAGATCCAGTTCGCGGGCCACGTGGACCAGTTCCGGTCGATGACCGAAGAACTGGCCGCCGCCCACGAGCGGGGCGTCACCGTCAAGATCAGCCTCTGGAGCGACGAGGGGAAGGGGGACCTGCCCGACGAGGCAGCACTCGAGGGGGTCTGTACCGAGGCCCGGTACCGGGACCTGCCCTCGCCGTTCGTCGTCATCGTCGACCGGACGTCGACGAGTTTCGCGCCGAACCAGCGCTCGACCAACGAGTACGGCGTCCTCGTGAGCGACCGAACCTACACCTTCGTCTTCCACTGGTTCTTCCTCACTGCGCTCTGGGAGAGCTGGGATACCATCTACACCGCGCGGACGGCCGACACGCCCACCACCTACGTCGACATCCGGTACGCGGTCCGCGACCTGGAGACGCTCCTGAACGAAGGGGCAACCGTGGAGGTGACGGTCCAGGGCTACGAGATGGAGACGAACGATCCCACCGAGGTTCACGGCGTCGTCACGGACGTGACATTCTCCGGCGACCCGACGGAGAACGACCAGCAACTACCGCTCTCCCATCTCGCGGGCCGCGTGTCACTCACCGTGGACACGGGGTCGGACGTCGTCGACGTCGGGGGCTGGGGCGCCATCCTCGAAGAGATCGAGGCCGAGTCCATCACTATCGACGACGTCCAGTACGAGTAA